TCCCGGCGACCGCGGTGTTGATGCCGACCACCCGGCCCGCCGAATCCGACAGGGCACCGCCGGAATTGCCCGGATTGAGCGCCGCATCGGTTTGGATCACGTCTTCGATCACCCGCCCGGCGCGGCGCGACGCCACCGGAACCGCCCGTCCGAGCGCGCTGACCACGCCCGCGGTGACCGAGCCCGCCAGACCGAGCGGACTGCCGACCGCCACCACCAGCTGGCCGACCACCAATCGATCGGCGTCCCCGAGCGGCACCGCGTCCGGCGCGCCGTCGCGGGCGCGCAGCACCGCCAGATCCGACAGCGGATCCACCCCGATCACCTGGAATCGGGATTCCACCCCGTCGGCGAAGACCACCTCGCCCTCCCGCGCCGCGCCGAGGACGTGCGCGTTGGTGAGCAGGAATCCGTCGTCGGTGAAGACCACCGCCGATCCGCTCCCCCGCCTGGTCCGCACACTCGCAACGTGCGGCGTCACCGACGCCGCCACCGCGATCACCGTGCGGGAGTAGGCATCCATCGCGGCGTTGTCCACGCCGACCACCACCCTGTTCGCCAGAATCGCACTACTGCGTCCAGGATGCCCCCGCGGCGCCCACGACGCACCGTGTTCGCCGCAGGCGCAAACGGGCTCCGGTGCGCCGGGCTGTCGCGGACCGGCCGGCCGCTAGGCCGACGGCACCCGGTCGAGAAAGCCGTGCACACTCGTGATCCGGCCGTCGGACCCGAGGGTGATCACGTCCGAGCCCGCGACCGGGGCGCTGCCGTCGGCCGCCGAGACCAGCTCCCAGGAGAAGCGGGCGATGTCGTGGTGGCCGTCGACCGCGCCGAGGCGGCGGAACTCGAAGCCGGGGAACTGCGCCTGCACGCCCCCGATGGCCGCCGTCAGCTGGGCGTGCCCGCTCACCTCCGCGAGCGGATCGGTGTACGCGCCGTCCTCGGCCCAGGCGGCCGCGACCGCGGCGGCCCTGGCGTCCTCGTCGGTGGCGTTCCACGCGGCGAAGTACCGATCGACCGCTTCCTCGTAGCGCGACATGTTGAACCTCCTGTGCTGCAATGCTTTTCGTCAAGCCGAATCGCGTTCTCCGATCGGCTGTCCCCAACCTTGCCGTGCCGCGCGCCCCGCGTCGATTACGCGCGAGGTAATGATTGCCGGACCGGAGCGAGGGACTCAGCCCAGCAGGCCCTTGTTCTTCAGGTAGGCGAGTGGAATCAGCGCCGCCGCAAGCGTCAGCAGGCAGGTCACCAGAAGACCGGTCTGCCAGGACAACTCGGAAATCAGATCCACGGCGTAGCAGGTGGCGATGAGCGTGGGTGGCAGAGCAGCCGCGGTGACGGCGAACGCCTTGACGATCTCGTTCTGCCGGACATCCAGCCCGGCCAGCGCGGACTGCTGCCGGTACCGAACCTTGTCGTACGCCACGCCCGCGCGCTGTCCCACCCCGTCGATGTCCGCGAGCAGCACGCCGATCGCCCCGTCCAGCTCGCCGCGACCGGACCGTGCGTCGGCCCGCAGGTGGCGTGCCGCGCGGGCCAATTGCAGTTGCGTCTCCCGGGTGCGCGCGATGATTCGCTCGGTCGCGTTCATCCGCGACAGTGCGCCGCGCACGTCGGAAGTCGCGAACTCCCGCTCCCGCCGGTCGTGGGCGGAGATCGCGCGCTCGATTTCCTCGTGCGTCGCCTCCAGCGCGTCACCGGTGTGGTGGAGCACCCGCTCCGACGCCTCGTTCAGCGCCCACAGCAGCGCGTACATCACGCCGTGCGCGGAGCCGGCGAGTTCCGGGTTGCGGCGCATCTTCGCGACCGCCTTGTCGAACGGGACGAAATGCTCGGACGGCTGCAACGTCACGAGGAACTCCCCGCCCAGGGCGAAGACGATCGTCGCCCGTTCGATGGTCTCGCCGAGCTGATAGTTGGCGACCACCGGCAGATAGAGGAAGTTGCCCGCCTCCCAGACCTGGTTGTGCGCGGCGGTGAAGTCGATGCCGAGCCGTTCCCGGAGCACTGCCGCGGTGTCGGCGTCGTCGGCGGCGAGGGGAATCCAATGCTGCTGAAGCACTTCCGTGTCGAAGTGATCGGCGGTCACGGCGCTGAGAAAGGTCGTCATCGACTACCGCTGCCCGGAGAAGGGTCGCACGGGCGAGTCCGAGCGAAAGCCGGTCGGCTTGTGCTCCGGGCCCGGTGGGCGAGAGGATGTTTCGTCTTTCTCGGGCAGTGTGGCCATAGCGGGGGCTCCAATACTTACTATCGTGCGGGTGGTGGCGCACCCCTCCTGGACAGAGGAGGCGCACACGGGCGGGGCGGCGTCGATCCGCGACGAGACCATCGGCGCGGACAAGACCACGCATCGGTCGAACCCGCACGCGCGGCCTTACGCGTCGAAATAACGAAGGTGGAAATACGTGCCGTCGGCCGATCAGGGCGCCGTTGCCCGGTCGCCGATCACACACGCGGATCAACGACGCGGCGGCGCAACCCGTTTCTCGAGGGTGGCCCGGCTGTAGATGTCGATATTGTCATCCGGCATCTGCCGCTCACCTCGCTTCGTTGGTCGACCGGCGCACGAATTGCGCCATCCATCATTAGAAACCCGCCGATCGGGGTACGTCAATCAGTTGCGCAAGTATTCGACAGCGCGCCACCCGGTGGAAATCTCGCGGCACGAAACGAGCCGGACGCGCGTGCAGGACAGCGGTTTTCGGCCCGATGCCGCGCGGGCCGGTCACCGGCGGCCACATGGTTGCACAGCCGGACACGGCCGTGTCACCCTACCGACAGCTATGGAGGCGGACGTGACCCAGCAGGGCGAGCCGCCGGGCCCCATCCCGGCGGACCGATTACAGGACGCGGCGGCCGTTTTCGGCATGCTCGCGGCCACCGCGCGCCTGCAGATTCTCTGGCTCCTCGCGCAGGGCGAGCGCGACGTCGGCTCCCTCGCCTCCGCCGTCGGCCAGTCCGTGCCCGCCGTCAGCCAGCACCTGGCCAAACTGAAACTCGCCGGTCTGGTCCACGCCCACAAGGACGGCAGACGGCACGTCTACGCGATCGCCGACCCGGACATCGCCGACCTCGTCCGCCTGGCCTTCCGCCACCACCGCGCCCACCACGACTGACCCGGCCGCACTCCGCCGCGATCGCCGATTCCTGGTGCGGCTCACCGACTCCGGTAATAGTCGGCGAGGGCGTCGAACGCGGCCTTGGGCTCCCAGGGGAGATCGGGGTAGGTGTCGCCGGTACGGTCTTCGAGCACCTTGACCACGCCGTAGCTGGCCAGGTCCAGATCGTCGCGCGGGTCGCCGCCGGGGCGGTGCACATGGTCGTAGAGCGCGAGGACGAAGACGAATGCGCTGTCGACACCCTCGGCGTCGAAGATCTCCAGCAGCTCGCGCAGATACCGCGCCTGCCCGGCCTCGTCGCGCGCGTACTCGCCGTTCAACCGGAGTGGCCCGCGGGTGTCGTCGTATTCGACGATCTGCAGGCCGTGCGCTCCGAGATCACCCGCGCCCGCGAAGGTCGCCGCACCGAACTCGGTGATCGCGAGCGGCTTTCCCCCGGTGGCGAAGGTACGAACGCCCGCACCGAATCGGTCGGCGATCTCGGCCGTCCGGTACAGGTCCACCGACACGATGTCGAACGGCGTCCAATCGACGCGCTCGAGCGGGACGGACGCGTAGGTGACCGGGCCGCCGAAACGCTCGCGAACGGTCATCACGGCCTTGTCGAGGAAGTCGTTCACGCGCCTGCTCGCCTCGACGACGGATTCGCCCAGGTCATCCGGCCGGGCGGTCAGCCACCGCACGCGTTCGTCGATGCTGTCGCCCGGGAGGAACCCGGAGTGCATCAGGCTCAGCTCGGCGCCGGTCACGAAGACCACTTCGGCTCCGCGCCGCCGGATCCGCTCGGCCCGCTCGGCGCAATCCGCGAACAGGGCCAGCATCTCCGCCACAGTCGAATCAAGAGGGTACGGCGAGAACCATATCTCGAGGCCGAGATCGGCGGCGATGGCAGCCGCGAGTTCCAGCCGTCCCGGATCGCCCCCGATGACGCGAACCGCGTTGCAGTGCAGGTCGTCGCGGATGACGCTCAGTTCGCTGGCCACTGTTTTGGGGTCGAACTGAACGCGGGAGAATCGTCCGTCATGAACGAAACCAGTCTCGTAGCTGATGCCTTTGGCGCGCATCGACTCCGCCCTTCCATAATGAGATAGAGTACGTGTCGTATCTTATAGTTCCCCGGTTCGACCGAGCAAGCACGCCCGGCAAGTAGGATCGGCGGCGATTACGGGAAGGGGCCGAAGTGGAAGATGCGGTCCGGCAGCCGGGCGCCGGGCAGACGCGCCGACGTGGGGCCGCTCTCGAAGAGGCGATCCTGCGCGCCGCGGCGGACGAACTCCTCGAATCCGGATACGCCGCGCTGACCATGGACAAGGTCGCCGCCCGGGCCGGAACCAACAAGAACGCCATCTACCGCCGGTGGCCGAACCGCTTGGCACTCGGCATCGCCGCCTACCGCCAGCTGGCCACGACCACACCACCGCCGGACACCGGCAGCCTGCGCGAAGACGCGCTGGAACTGCTACGGCGCGTCAACCGCCATTGGAGTTCGTCCTCGGGCGCGATCCTGCGGGAACTCCTGGCGGCCTGCGGTGGCGCAGCCGAATTCCTGGCACAGCTGCCGGATCAGACCGGCGACGCCGCCGCGGCGCCGTGGCTCACCTTGCTGGGCCGCGCGGTCGCCCGGGGTGAAGCCGCTCCCGAGGCGCTGCATCCGCGCGTCGCCACCGTGGCCCTGATCCTGCTCCGCAACGAATTCGTCGTGCGCGGCGCGCCGACCGCGCCCGACGACGTCCTGATCGACATCGTGGACGAGGTCTACCTGCCGCTGATCCGCAGACGCGATCCGGCCGCGCGCTGAGCGCGCCACACCGCCGGCACGTTGCTGAAGTGGTCGCCTGTCCAACTCCGGTCACCGGGATCGGGCCGGTTCGCCGCGTCGAGCGGCCCCCTACCCGCTTCCCGCGCAGGTGGCAAGCAGATTCCCGTTAGCGCAGCACAGCGGACCAATAGGTACCGTTCGCACCGCACCGCCGGGCCGCCGGGACCGAACCCGCCAGTAGGGTTGACCATGGCGTTGCCAGGCCGGATGCTCTTGGTTGGCCGAACAACTCGAAACCGGACATTCGAACGATCCCCATCGTCGTAGCGTCGAGTTGTGGCGGCGACGACGCCGGCGCGGACCCGCCCCGGCGTCCGGAACTCGAGGGGAGATTTGCGTGACCTACCGCCTGACCGATATCGATTGCGTGAGTGCACGGGGGCACTCCGCGCTAGGGGGAACCCTGGCGATACAGGCGGTCTGGCGTTACGACCGTCCGGTGGACATCGCGGCGCTGGAGCGTTTCCACGAGACGTTGCGCCACGGCAGCCTGGGCAGGGCGGTCGCGCCCGCGATGATCCCCGCCGCCGGTGACCGCTGGACCACCCGAGTCGAATTCAGCCCGCTCGAGGTCGCGGACGAGCCCCTTCCCGCCGGCGCTCTGGAGGCCTGGATCGCCGAACAGGGGCATGCCGAGTTGCGTACCTTCGGCGGGCCCGCATGGCGGCTGGCGGCGACCCACCTCGACAACGGGGAAAGCGCGGTGTCGCTGCTGGTTTCGCACACTCTCGCCGATGGCCACGCGTTCTGCGCGGCGGTCACGGACGCGGTCGCGGGAAAGCGGCTCGACTTGGTGTATCCGAGCGACGGATTCGGCCGGATGCGCTTGCTCGCCGACGATCTTCGCTCTGCCGCGCGGCGAGCCCGGTCGTTCCCCTCGGCGGCCGGTTTGGCGCTGCGGTTGGCCACCGCAAGGCACGGCGGGCCCACCGGCGACGCACCGAACTTCCGCCTGCCGACGATCACCGCGACAGTCCCGGCGCAGCCCTGGCATGCGGCGGCCCGGGCGCGAGGCGGCACCGGCACCACCTTGGCGGTGGCGATGATGGCCGCCATCGCCACCGAGCTCGGCCGCATCGACGAGCAGGGCCGGGTCCGCATGATGATGCCGGTCAGCACCCGCACCGCCGATGATCTCCGCGCGAACGCTCTGACCTCGATCGCCTTCGAGCTGGACGCTCACGAGGGCGAGCCGGCCGATCTCGCCTCGCTGCGCGCGGTGATGAAGGAGAAGCTCACGGAGGCCGCGGCGAGCGGGCAGGACGTCCCGCCGCTGGTCCCGGTCGCGGTGGCGCTGCCGCGCGGGCGCTACGCCCACCTGGCGCGCCAAGCCGCCACCGACCCCATCTCCACGGTCTGTTCCAGCCTCGGCAAGCTCGACCCGGAGATCCTCCGCATCGACGGCCGCCCGGCCTCGGCGATGATGCTCGGCTTGGTCAATCAGAGCTTGAACTCGCGGACCGTCGTGACCGAACGCGGCGGCACCCTCTACGTCGCGCTGATCGAGGCCGCGGAGACGATCACGCTGCGCGTCATGGGTTACCACCCACCGACCCTGCTCGACGCCGAGCGGCTCACCGAGCTGGTGCGGTCCGCGCTCGCCGAGTACGAGCTCTCGGCGACCTTCTGGTAGCCCCGGGCATCCCGCGAGAGGCGCGGGCCGGGATCGGCCGCTTGTCACCGCGATGTGGCACCATCTGGTGAGTGACCAGTAGACCCGCCGCGGCGCAGCACCTGCACGACCTCGCGCGGCTACGCAGGGTCCGCGACCGCATCGATCGGGAGTACGCGCAGCCCCTGGACGTGGAGGCGCTCGCGCGCGACGCGCACATGTCGGCCGGGCACCTCAGCCGCCAGTTCCGGCTCGCGTATGGCGAGTCGCCGTACTCCTATCTGATGACCCGGCGCATCGAGCGTGCGATGTCACTGCTGCGCCGGGGCGACCTGAGCGTCACCGAGGTCTGTTTCGAGGTCGGCTGCTCCTCGCTGGGCACGTTCAGCACGCGCTTCACCGAGCTGGTCGGCGTGCCGCCCAGCGTCTACCGGCGCGAGGCGGCGCGCGCGACGGCGGGGATGCCGTCCTGCGTGGCGAAACAGGTGACCAGACCGATCAGGAATCGAGAAGCGCCGGTTACCGAGCCGCAATTAGCCTGACTGCCATGGACATCACCATTCACGCGAGCTTCCTGCCGCACGACGATCCGGACGCGGCGCTGGCCTTCTACCGTGACCTCCTCGGCTTCGAGGTCCGCAACGACGTCGGATACGAAGGGATGCGCTGGCTCACCGTCGGCCCCGTCGGACAGCCCGGGACCTCCATCGTGCTGCACCCCCCGGGCGCCGACCCCGGCATCACCGACGACGAGCGCCGCACCATCGCCGAGATGATGGCCAAGGGCACCTACGGCGGCATCCTGCTGGCAACCAAGGACCTCGACAGCGCCTTCGAGCGGCTGGTGGCCGGCGACGCGGAGATCGTCCAGGAACCCACCGAGCAACCGTACGGGGTGCGCGACTGCGCCGTCCGCGATCCCGCGGGCAACCTGATCCGCATCCAGCAGCTGCGCTGAACCACCCGGCGCGCTCAGCCGCGACCGCGCACCGGTCCGATAGCCATCGCCGGCCACGGCAGAAGCGGCTGGCCGCCGGGCGGCCCGCAGACAAGTCGACCTGGTTGGATCGAGCCAGGCGACGCCGACCCAGGACCGCCCACGCGGCCCCGCCCGACAGAGGGAGACCCCATGAGCACGGCCACGACGACGGACACGCAGTCGCCCGCGCTGCACGCTGCCGACAGCCACGATCTGATCCGCGTGCACGGCGCGCGCGAGAACAACCTGAAGGATGTCAGCATCGAGATCCCGAAGCGGCGGCTGACGGTGTTCACCGGCGTCTCCGGCTCGGGCAAGAGTTCGCTGGTGTTCAGCACCATCGCCGCGGAGTCGCAGCGGCTGATCAACGAGACCTACAGCGCCTTCGTCCAGGGCTTCATGCCGACGCTGGCCCGGCCCGAGGTCGACGTGCTCGAGGGCCTGACGACCGCGATCATCGTCGACCAGCAACGCATGGGTTCCGACCCGCGTTCCACGGTCGGCACCGCCACCGATGCCAACGCCATGCTGCGGATTCTCTTCAGCCGGCTCGGTAAACCGCACATCGGCTCGCCGCAGGCGTACTCCTTCAACGTCGCCTCGATCAGCGGGGCGGGTGCGGTCACGACCGACCGCGCCGGGAGGACGGTGAAGGAGCGACGCACCTTCAGCATCACCGGCGGCATGTGCCCGCGCTGCGAAGGCAGGGGCTCGGTCTCCGATATCGACCTGACCCAGCTCTACGACGACTCCAAGTCGATCGCCGAGGGCGCGTTCACCATCCCCGGCTGGAAGTCGGACAGCTTCTGGACGGTTCGGGTCTACGCGGAGTCGGGCTTCGTCGACCCGAACAAGCCGATCCGCGAGTACACCAAGAAGGAGATGCGGGACTTCCTCTACAAAGAGCCCACCAAGGTGAAGGTCGAGGGCGTCAACCTCACCTACGAGGGGCTGGTCCCCAAAATCCAGAAGTCGTTCCTGGCCAAGGACCGGGAGGCGATGCAGCCGCACATTCGGGCGTTCGTGGATCGAGCGGTCACCTTCACCACCTGTCCCGAGTGCGACGGCACCCGGCTCACCGAGGCGGCCCGCTCCTCGAAGATCGCGGGCATCAGCATCGCCGACGCCTGCGCGATGCAGATCAGCGACCTGGCCGAGTGGGTGTCCGGTCTCGACGAGCCGTCGGTCGCGCCGCTGCTGGCCGCGCTGCGGCACACCCTCGACTCGTTCGTGGAGATCGGCCTGGGCTACCTCTCGCTCGACCGGCCGTCCGGCACGCTGTCGGGCGGCGAGGCGCAGCGCACGAAGATGATCCGTCATCTCGGCTCGTCGCTCACCGACGTCACCTATGTCTTCGACGAACCGACCATCGGCCTGCACCCGCACGACATCCAGCGGATGAACAACCTGCTGCTGCGGCTACGGGACAAGGGCAACACGGTGCTCGTCGTGGAGCACAAACCGGAGGCCATCGTGATCGCCGACCACGTCGTCGACCTCGGCCCCGGGGCCGGCGCGGCGGGCGGCACCGTGTGCTTCGAGGGCAGCGTCGAAGGGCTGCGGGCCAGCGGCACCGTGACCGGCCGCCATTTCGACGACCGTGCCGCGCTCGAGGAGACGGTGCGCAAGCCCCGAGGCAAGCTGGAGATCCGGGGCGCGAACGCGAACAACCTGCGCGACGTCGACGTCGACATTCCGCTGGGAGTGCTCGTCGCCGTCACCGGTGTGGCCGGGTCGGGCAAGAGTTCCCTGCTGCACGGGTCGATTCCCGCGAGCGAAGGCGTGGTGTCGGTGGACCAGGCGCCCATCCGTGGCTCACGGCGCAGCAACCCGGCGACCTACACCGGCCTGCTCGAACCCATCCGCAAGGCGTTCGCGAAGGTCAACGGCGTCAAGCCCGCGCTGTTCAGCGCCAACTCGGAGGGGGCCTGCCCCACCTGCAACGGCGCGGGCGTCGTCTACACCGACCTGGGGATGATGGCCGGCGTCGCCACCACCTGCGAGGAGTGCGAGGGGAAGCGGTACCAGGCCTCGGTGCTGGAATACCACCTGGGCGGACGCGACATCAGCGAGGTGCTCGCGATGTCGGTGCTCGAGGCGCGGGAGTTCTTCGGCGACGGCGAGGCGCGCACGCCGGCCGCGCACGCCGTCCTGGGCCGGCTCGCCGACGTCGGACTGGGCTATCTCAGCCTGGGCCAGCCGCTCACCACGCTGTCCGGCGGCGAGCGGCAGCGGCTCAAGCTGGCCACGCACATGGCCGACAAG
Above is a genomic segment from Nocardia sputorum containing:
- a CDS encoding TetR/AcrR family transcriptional regulator produces the protein MEDAVRQPGAGQTRRRGAALEEAILRAAADELLESGYAALTMDKVAARAGTNKNAIYRRWPNRLALGIAAYRQLATTTPPPDTGSLREDALELLRRVNRHWSSSSGAILRELLAACGGAAEFLAQLPDQTGDAAAAPWLTLLGRAVARGEAAPEALHPRVATVALILLRNEFVVRGAPTAPDDVLIDIVDEVYLPLIRRRDPAAR
- a CDS encoding ArsR/SmtB family transcription factor — translated: MTQQGEPPGPIPADRLQDAAAVFGMLAATARLQILWLLAQGERDVGSLASAVGQSVPAVSQHLAKLKLAGLVHAHKDGRRHVYAIADPDIADLVRLAFRHHRAHHD
- a CDS encoding excinuclease ABC subunit UvrA; amino-acid sequence: MSTATTTDTQSPALHAADSHDLIRVHGARENNLKDVSIEIPKRRLTVFTGVSGSGKSSLVFSTIAAESQRLINETYSAFVQGFMPTLARPEVDVLEGLTTAIIVDQQRMGSDPRSTVGTATDANAMLRILFSRLGKPHIGSPQAYSFNVASISGAGAVTTDRAGRTVKERRTFSITGGMCPRCEGRGSVSDIDLTQLYDDSKSIAEGAFTIPGWKSDSFWTVRVYAESGFVDPNKPIREYTKKEMRDFLYKEPTKVKVEGVNLTYEGLVPKIQKSFLAKDREAMQPHIRAFVDRAVTFTTCPECDGTRLTEAARSSKIAGISIADACAMQISDLAEWVSGLDEPSVAPLLAALRHTLDSFVEIGLGYLSLDRPSGTLSGGEAQRTKMIRHLGSSLTDVTYVFDEPTIGLHPHDIQRMNNLLLRLRDKGNTVLVVEHKPEAIVIADHVVDLGPGAGAAGGTVCFEGSVEGLRASGTVTGRHFDDRAALEETVRKPRGKLEIRGANANNLRDVDVDIPLGVLVAVTGVAGSGKSSLLHGSIPASEGVVSVDQAPIRGSRRSNPATYTGLLEPIRKAFAKVNGVKPALFSANSEGACPTCNGAGVVYTDLGMMAGVATTCEECEGKRYQASVLEYHLGGRDISEVLAMSVLEAREFFGDGEARTPAAHAVLGRLADVGLGYLSLGQPLTTLSGGERQRLKLATHMADKGGVYILDEPTTGLHLADVEQLLGLLDRLVDSGKSVIVIEHHQAVMAHADWIIDLGPGAGHDGGRVVFEGTPADLVAARSTLTGEHLAAYVGA
- a CDS encoding nuclear transport factor 2 family protein, giving the protein MSRYEEAVDRYFAAWNATDEDARAAAVAAAWAEDGAYTDPLAEVSGHAQLTAAIGGVQAQFPGFEFRRLGAVDGHHDIARFSWELVSAADGSAPVAGSDVITLGSDGRITSVHGFLDRVPSA
- a CDS encoding VOC family protein; the encoded protein is MDITIHASFLPHDDPDAALAFYRDLLGFEVRNDVGYEGMRWLTVGPVGQPGTSIVLHPPGADPGITDDERRTIAEMMAKGTYGGILLATKDLDSAFERLVAGDAEIVQEPTEQPYGVRDCAVRDPAGNLIRIQQLR
- a CDS encoding S1C family serine protease — translated: MDAYSRTVIAVAASVTPHVASVRTRRGSGSAVVFTDDGFLLTNAHVLGAAREGEVVFADGVESRFQVIGVDPLSDLAVLRARDGAPDAVPLGDADRLVVGQLVVAVGSPLGLAGSVTAGVVSALGRAVPVASRRAGRVIEDVIQTDAALNPGNSGGALSDSAGRVVGINTAVAGIGLGLAIPINATTRRIIGTLHTEGRVRRAYLGLVGVPAPLPEPVAARTGQAAGVRIVEVIRGGPAEEAGLRRGDLVLSVARSEVRDAQGIQRQLFAEAIGVQLPVTVLRNGAMVDVIAVPVELVAD
- a CDS encoding helix-turn-helix transcriptional regulator; the encoded protein is MTSRPAAAQHLHDLARLRRVRDRIDREYAQPLDVEALARDAHMSAGHLSRQFRLAYGESPYSYLMTRRIERAMSLLRRGDLSVTEVCFEVGCSSLGTFSTRFTELVGVPPSVYRREAARATAGMPSCVAKQVTRPIRNREAPVTEPQLA
- a CDS encoding CorA family divalent cation transporter, translating into MTTFLSAVTADHFDTEVLQQHWIPLAADDADTAAVLRERLGIDFTAAHNQVWEAGNFLYLPVVANYQLGETIERATIVFALGGEFLVTLQPSEHFVPFDKAVAKMRRNPELAGSAHGVMYALLWALNEASERVLHHTGDALEATHEEIERAISAHDRREREFATSDVRGALSRMNATERIIARTRETQLQLARAARHLRADARSGRGELDGAIGVLLADIDGVGQRAGVAYDKVRYRQQSALAGLDVRQNEIVKAFAVTAAALPPTLIATCYAVDLISELSWQTGLLVTCLLTLAAALIPLAYLKNKGLLG